Proteins from a genomic interval of Caulobacter sp. SL161:
- the ahcY gene encoding adenosylhomocysteinase: MADYIVKDISLADFGRKEIAIAETEMPGLMATRAEYGPQQILKGARIAGSLHMTIQTAVLIETLTALGAEVRWASCNIFSTQDHAAAAIAAAGIPVFAFKGENLVEYWEYAHKIFEWHDGGYPNLILDDGGDATLLCVLGPKAEKDPSILDNPQNEEEEALYAVMKKYLAEKPGFYSAIRAAIGGVSEETTTGVHRLYHMAQKGELPFPAINVNDSVTKSKFDNLYGCRESLVDAIRRGTDVMLSGKVAVVCGYGDVGKGSAASLRQGGARVIVTEIDPICALQAAMEGYEVQTLADVADKADIFVTATGNKDVITVDDMRRMKNNAIVCNIGHFDSEIQIAGLRNFKWDEIKPQVHHVEFPDGKKIIVLSEGRLVNLGNATGHPSFVMSASFTNQTLAQIELWTNKAKYENQVYTLPKHLDEKVAFLHLEKLGAKLTTLRKDQADYIGVPEAGPFKPDHYRY, translated from the coding sequence GTGGCTGACTATATCGTCAAGGACATCTCGCTCGCCGATTTCGGCCGCAAGGAAATCGCCATCGCCGAGACCGAAATGCCGGGCCTGATGGCCACGCGCGCCGAGTACGGTCCCCAGCAGATCCTCAAGGGCGCCCGCATCGCCGGCAGCCTGCACATGACCATCCAGACCGCCGTGCTGATCGAGACGCTGACGGCCCTGGGCGCTGAGGTCCGCTGGGCCTCGTGCAACATCTTCTCGACCCAGGACCACGCCGCGGCCGCCATCGCCGCCGCCGGCATCCCGGTCTTCGCCTTCAAGGGCGAGAACCTGGTCGAGTACTGGGAATACGCCCACAAGATCTTCGAGTGGCACGACGGCGGCTATCCGAACCTGATCCTGGACGACGGCGGCGACGCCACCCTGCTCTGCGTGCTGGGCCCCAAGGCCGAGAAGGACCCCTCGATCCTCGACAACCCGCAGAACGAGGAAGAAGAAGCCCTCTACGCCGTGATGAAGAAGTACCTGGCCGAAAAGCCGGGCTTCTATTCGGCGATCCGCGCGGCCATCGGCGGCGTGTCGGAAGAGACCACCACGGGCGTTCACCGCCTGTACCACATGGCCCAGAAGGGCGAGCTGCCGTTCCCGGCCATCAACGTCAACGACAGCGTCACCAAGTCCAAGTTCGACAACCTCTATGGCTGCCGTGAAAGCCTGGTCGACGCCATCCGTCGCGGCACCGACGTCATGCTGTCGGGCAAGGTCGCCGTGGTCTGCGGCTATGGCGACGTTGGCAAGGGCTCGGCCGCCTCGCTGCGCCAAGGCGGCGCCCGCGTGATCGTCACCGAGATCGATCCGATCTGCGCCCTGCAGGCGGCGATGGAAGGCTATGAGGTCCAGACCCTGGCCGACGTGGCCGACAAGGCCGACATCTTCGTCACCGCCACCGGCAACAAGGACGTCATCACGGTCGACGACATGCGCCGGATGAAAAACAACGCCATCGTCTGCAACATCGGGCACTTCGACTCGGAAATTCAGATCGCCGGCCTGCGCAACTTCAAGTGGGACGAGATCAAGCCGCAGGTCCACCACGTGGAATTCCCGGACGGCAAGAAGATCATCGTGCTGTCGGAAGGCCGCCTGGTGAACCTGGGCAACGCCACCGGCCACCCCTCGTTCGTGATGTCGGCCTCGTTCACCAACCAGACCCTGGCCCAGATCGAACTGTGGACCAACAAGGCCAAGTACGAGAACCAGGTCTACACCCTGCCCAAGCACCTGGACGAGAAGGTCGCCTTCCTGCACCTGGAAAAGCTGGGCGCGAAGCTGACCACGCTGCGCAAGGACCAGGCCGATTACATCGGCGTTCCGGAAGCCGGCCCGTTCAAGCCGGATCACTACCGGTACTAG
- a CDS encoding dicarboxylate/amino acid:cation symporter, which yields MNKRFAYLIIGSMILGVLVGWTCNQFLDPAGAKSAADNLSIITDIFLRLIKMIIAPLVFTTLVAGVAHMEDAAAVGRIGAKTMTWFIGASAVSLVLGLLMVHLLDPGAGLNMAHVDVAMKTSASTDAFTLKGFITHLVPTSIFDAMAKNEILQIVVFSLFVGTAVAALDDKAPQILELVEQAAQIMLKVTGFVMKLAPLAIFAALASTIATQGLGMLATYGKFVLGFYSAMGVLWALLFLAGLLVLGKRVIPLFGVIRDPVLLAFSTASSEAAYPRILDSLPKVGVRRRIVSFVLPLGYSFNLDGSMLYCTFATMFIVQAHGVELTVQQQIFMLLLLMVTSKGIAGVPRASLVVIMATLTYFGLPEAWIALVLGVDHLLDMGRSATNVVGNSVAAAVVAKWEGELDDIPPEGEAAKA from the coding sequence ATGAATAAACGCTTCGCCTATCTGATCATCGGCTCGATGATCCTGGGGGTGCTGGTCGGTTGGACCTGCAATCAGTTTCTTGACCCGGCCGGCGCCAAGTCGGCCGCGGATAACCTGTCGATCATCACCGATATCTTCCTGCGTCTGATCAAGATGATCATCGCCCCGCTGGTCTTCACGACTCTGGTGGCCGGCGTCGCGCACATGGAAGACGCCGCCGCAGTCGGCCGGATCGGCGCCAAGACCATGACCTGGTTCATCGGCGCCTCGGCGGTGTCGCTGGTGCTGGGGCTTCTGATGGTCCACCTGCTGGATCCGGGCGCGGGCCTGAACATGGCCCATGTCGATGTGGCGATGAAGACCTCGGCCTCGACCGACGCCTTCACCCTGAAGGGCTTCATCACCCACCTGGTGCCGACCTCGATCTTCGACGCCATGGCCAAGAACGAGATCCTGCAGATCGTGGTGTTCTCGCTGTTCGTCGGCACCGCCGTGGCGGCGCTGGACGACAAGGCCCCGCAGATTCTGGAACTGGTCGAGCAGGCCGCCCAGATCATGCTGAAGGTCACCGGCTTTGTGATGAAGCTGGCCCCGCTGGCCATCTTCGCGGCCCTGGCCTCGACCATCGCCACCCAGGGCCTGGGCATGCTGGCCACCTATGGCAAGTTCGTGCTGGGCTTCTATTCGGCGATGGGCGTGCTGTGGGCGCTGCTGTTCCTCGCCGGCCTGCTGGTGCTGGGCAAGCGGGTGATCCCGCTGTTCGGCGTCATCCGCGACCCCGTCCTGCTGGCTTTCTCGACCGCGAGCTCGGAAGCGGCCTATCCGCGCATTCTCGACAGCCTGCCCAAGGTGGGCGTGCGCCGCCGGATCGTGTCGTTCGTGCTGCCGCTGGGCTACTCGTTCAACCTCGACGGCTCGATGCTGTACTGCACCTTCGCCACGATGTTCATCGTCCAGGCGCACGGCGTCGAGCTGACGGTCCAGCAGCAGATCTTCATGCTGCTGCTGCTGATGGTGACCTCCAAGGGTATCGCCGGGGTGCCGCGCGCCTCGCTGGTGGTGATCATGGCCACCCTGACCTATTTCGGCCTGCCGGAGGCCTGGATCGCGCTGGTGCTGGGCGTCGATCATCTGCTGGACATGGGCCGCAGCGCCACCAACGTCGTCGGCAACAGCGTCGCCGCTGCGGTCGTGGCCAAATGGGAGGGTGAGCTGGACGACATCCCGCCCGAAGGGGAAGCCGCCAAGGCCTGA
- a CDS encoding ribonucleotide-diphosphate reductase subunit beta, translating to MSAPSSLILPGLMTPSGGYKPFRYPWAYDFWKKQQQVHWMPEEVPLGEDLKDWAVKLNDKERNLLTQIFRFFTQSDVEVQDNYMERYGRVFKPTEVKMMLASFANMETIHIAAYALLLETIGMPETEFSAFMEYEAMKAKHDYMQTFGVDSNADICRTLAMFGGFTEGLQLFASFAMLMNFPRFNKMKGMGQIVSWSIRDESLHCDGIIKLYHAFNKETGAVTKAVADDIVDCCKTVVGMEDNFIDLAFEAGDIQGMTPDDIKAYIRFVADWRLRQLHLPEVYGVKENPLPWLQSLLSGVEHANFFEARATEYSKAATKGQWHGSDGVWTSFDEMMKKRSAEAIPAE from the coding sequence ATGTCCGCTCCGTCATCGCTGATCCTGCCTGGCCTTATGACCCCCTCGGGCGGCTACAAGCCGTTCCGCTATCCGTGGGCCTATGACTTCTGGAAGAAGCAGCAGCAGGTCCACTGGATGCCCGAAGAGGTGCCGCTGGGCGAGGACCTCAAGGACTGGGCCGTCAAGCTGAACGACAAGGAACGGAACCTGCTGACGCAGATCTTCCGCTTCTTCACCCAGTCCGACGTCGAGGTGCAGGACAACTACATGGAGCGCTACGGTCGGGTCTTTAAGCCGACCGAAGTGAAGATGATGCTGGCCTCGTTCGCGAACATGGAGACGATCCATATCGCGGCCTACGCCCTGCTGCTCGAGACCATCGGCATGCCCGAGACCGAGTTCTCGGCGTTCATGGAATACGAGGCCATGAAGGCCAAGCATGACTACATGCAGACCTTCGGCGTCGACTCGAACGCCGACATCTGCCGGACGCTCGCCATGTTCGGCGGCTTCACCGAAGGCCTGCAGCTGTTCGCCTCGTTCGCGATGCTGATGAACTTCCCGCGCTTCAACAAGATGAAGGGCATGGGCCAGATCGTCTCGTGGTCGATCCGCGACGAGAGCCTGCACTGCGACGGCATCATCAAGCTGTACCACGCCTTCAACAAGGAAACCGGCGCGGTGACCAAGGCCGTGGCCGACGACATCGTCGACTGCTGCAAGACCGTGGTCGGCATGGAAGACAACTTCATCGACCTGGCCTTCGAGGCCGGCGACATCCAGGGCATGACGCCCGACGACATCAAGGCCTATATCCGCTTCGTCGCCGACTGGCGCCTGCGCCAGCTGCACCTGCCCGAGGTGTACGGCGTGAAGGAAAACCCGCTGCCCTGGCTGCAGTCGCTGCTGTCGGGCGTCGAGCACGCCAACTTCTTCGAGGCCCGCGCCACCGAATACTCCAAGGCCGCGACCAAGGGCCAGTGGCACGGTTCGGACGGCGTCTGGACCAGCTTCGACGAGATGATGAAGAAGCGCTCGGCTGAGGCGATCCCGGCGGAGTAG
- a CDS encoding 2-dehydropantoate 2-reductase → MTSIAVIGPGAVGGTLAAWLAQNPDHAVTVCVRTPFGTLAVETPEGPISATPRVATSPESLAPVDWVLVTTKTYDTDATWSWLDALVGPQTRVAILRNGVEHVEPFVGKIAAERLVPAVVDIPAERSAPGRMLQRRNGWIKVPAGAAGEAFAGLFAHTPIELHVVDDFVTEAWKKLALNCAGAVNALVLKPAGIAQDEGAAQVMRSLVRECLAVGRAEGADLSDDLPDQVIAGYRAADPGSVNSLHADRAAGRAMELDARNGVIVRRGAVHGIATPANAMVVALLNAAAL, encoded by the coding sequence ATGACCAGTATCGCCGTGATCGGCCCCGGGGCCGTCGGTGGAACGCTCGCCGCCTGGCTGGCCCAGAATCCTGACCATGCGGTCACCGTCTGCGTTCGCACGCCCTTCGGGACCCTGGCGGTCGAGACGCCGGAAGGGCCGATCTCGGCGACCCCGCGCGTGGCGACCTCGCCGGAGAGTCTCGCGCCCGTCGACTGGGTGCTGGTGACGACCAAGACTTACGACACCGACGCGACCTGGAGCTGGCTGGACGCCCTGGTGGGGCCGCAGACCCGCGTGGCCATCCTGCGCAACGGCGTCGAGCACGTGGAGCCGTTCGTGGGCAAGATCGCCGCCGAGCGGCTGGTTCCGGCGGTGGTCGACATCCCGGCCGAGCGCTCGGCGCCGGGGCGGATGCTGCAGCGGCGCAACGGCTGGATCAAGGTTCCGGCCGGCGCGGCCGGCGAGGCCTTCGCAGGCCTCTTCGCCCACACGCCGATCGAGTTGCACGTCGTCGATGACTTCGTCACCGAGGCCTGGAAGAAGCTGGCGCTCAACTGCGCCGGTGCGGTCAACGCTCTGGTGCTCAAGCCCGCCGGGATCGCCCAGGACGAGGGCGCGGCGCAGGTCATGCGCAGCCTCGTGCGCGAGTGCCTGGCCGTCGGCCGGGCCGAGGGAGCGGATCTTTCGGACGATCTGCCCGACCAGGTGATCGCCGGCTATCGCGCCGCCGATCCGGGCTCGGTCAACTCGCTGCACGCCGACCGCGCGGCGGGACGGGCCATGGAGCTGGACGCCCGCAACGGCGTCATCGTCCGCCGGGGCGCCGTCCATGGGATCGCCACGCCGGCCAACGCCATGGTGGTGGCGCTGCTGAACGCGGCGGCGCTGTAG
- a CDS encoding DUF6491 family protein has protein sequence MSKISPIARGALIGLAIAGFSASAALAQAPAGPPAAAKAPAKDGKPARQCFYLSDWRGWSAPDKNTLYMKVRGRDVYRVDLAYGSNQLTWPGTHLVSVVRGPDSVCHPLDLDLRVSDGFGMPLPIRAKTITKLTPEEIKALPKNHRP, from the coding sequence ATGAGCAAGATCTCCCCCATCGCGCGCGGCGCGCTGATCGGGCTGGCCATTGCGGGCTTCTCGGCTTCGGCCGCCCTGGCCCAGGCCCCCGCCGGACCACCCGCCGCCGCCAAGGCTCCCGCCAAGGACGGTAAGCCGGCGCGACAGTGCTTCTACCTGTCGGACTGGCGCGGCTGGAGCGCGCCGGACAAGAACACCCTGTACATGAAGGTGCGCGGTCGCGACGTCTATCGCGTCGACCTGGCCTATGGCTCCAACCAGCTGACCTGGCCCGGCACGCATCTGGTCTCGGTGGTGCGCGGCCCCGACAGCGTCTGCCATCCGCTGGATCTGGACCTGCGGGTCTCGGACGGCTTTGGCATGCCCCTGCCGATCCGCGCCAAGACCATCACCAAGCTGACGCCGGAAGAGATCAAGGCCCTGCCGAAGAACCACCGGCCGTAA
- a CDS encoding pyridoxal kinase, producing MPLALIISSHVAGSQVGATAQATALAQFKIDSMVVPTVLFGRHPGWGIPGGAPVPIEVFEGMLDGIEANGLFGLVDLVITGYFATAAQVRAAARVIDAVRESPRPNGAAMRRPTVIVDPTMGDAGKGLYIPAETADEIIADLIPRADVVACNSWELQKLTGTDARDPQSAMRAARLLGKTTLVSSVHRGAEIGAVLADKKEAWLAAHAKSDRSPNGTGDLLTALYAASILEGQTFSYGLARAVGGVAETVTAANIWNAPELPIVGMGARIKQTSPTVRIERLA from the coding sequence ATGCCGCTAGCCTTGATCATCTCCAGCCATGTCGCCGGCAGTCAGGTCGGCGCGACGGCCCAGGCCACCGCCCTGGCGCAGTTCAAGATCGACTCGATGGTTGTCCCGACCGTGCTGTTCGGTCGTCATCCCGGCTGGGGTATTCCCGGCGGCGCCCCGGTGCCGATCGAGGTGTTCGAGGGCATGCTGGACGGCATCGAGGCCAACGGCCTGTTCGGCCTCGTCGATCTGGTCATCACCGGCTATTTCGCCACCGCCGCTCAGGTGCGCGCCGCCGCGCGGGTGATCGACGCCGTGCGCGAGTCGCCCCGTCCGAACGGCGCGGCCATGCGCCGCCCGACCGTCATCGTCGACCCCACCATGGGCGACGCCGGCAAGGGCCTCTACATCCCGGCGGAGACGGCCGATGAGATCATCGCCGACCTCATTCCCCGCGCTGACGTCGTGGCCTGCAACTCCTGGGAGCTGCAGAAGCTGACCGGAACCGACGCCCGCGATCCGCAGTCGGCCATGCGCGCCGCCCGCCTGCTGGGCAAGACCACCCTGGTCTCCTCGGTCCATCGCGGGGCCGAGATCGGCGCGGTGCTGGCCGACAAGAAAGAGGCCTGGCTGGCCGCCCACGCCAAGTCCGACCGCTCGCCCAACGGCACCGGCGACCTTCTGACCGCGCTCTACGCCGCCTCGATCCTGGAGGGGCAGACCTTCTCGTACGGCCTGGCCCGCGCCGTCGGCGGCGTGGCCGAGACGGTGACCGCCGCCAATATCTGGAACGCGCCCGAACTGCCGATCGTGGGCATGGGCGCGCGCATCAAGCAGACCTCGCCGACCGTCCGCATCGAACGGCTGGCTTGA
- a CDS encoding AMP nucleosidase: MSNQEKAIAVVERLNDEYERAVGALRDALRAYLEDGTRPDPAARFDGTFAYPELRLTYDPEALPPKLARSYARVSRPGVYATTVTRPAQFRDYLVEQLTLLMDDFEVEIEIDRSRQEIPYPYVLDATIDLNQADVRSEDIARFFPTTDLAFIGDEIADGLWNSVLEDNHPLSLFDGLRTDFSLARLKHYTGAPSEDVQQFILFTNYNRYVDEFVRWGIEQLKLPDSPYTALSCAGGLTITANTVNPELAVAESTWRKHQMPAYHLMAPGGSGVTLVNIGVGPSNAKTICDHLAVLRPQAWLMIGHCGGLRDTQTIGDYVLAHAYLRDDHVLDAVLPPEIPVPSIAEVQRALYDAAKAISGDSGDQLKKRLRTGTVVTTDDRNWELRHSLSALRFNQSRAVAIDMESATISAQGYRFRVPYGTLLCVSDKPLHGEIKLPGQANAFYERAISQHLQIGILACKLLYAEGPNLHSRKLRAFDEPPFR, from the coding sequence ATGTCAAACCAAGAAAAAGCAATCGCCGTCGTCGAACGGCTCAATGACGAATACGAACGCGCCGTCGGCGCTCTGCGCGACGCGCTCCGCGCCTATCTCGAAGATGGAACCCGCCCGGATCCGGCCGCCCGCTTCGACGGGACCTTCGCCTATCCCGAGCTGCGCCTGACCTACGACCCCGAAGCGCTGCCGCCGAAACTGGCCCGCTCCTACGCCCGCGTCAGCCGTCCGGGCGTCTATGCGACGACGGTCACCCGGCCCGCCCAGTTCCGCGACTATCTGGTCGAGCAGCTGACGCTCCTGATGGACGACTTCGAGGTCGAGATCGAGATCGACCGCTCGCGCCAGGAAATCCCTTATCCGTATGTGCTGGACGCCACGATCGACCTGAACCAGGCCGACGTGCGCAGCGAGGACATCGCCCGCTTCTTCCCGACCACGGACCTGGCCTTCATCGGCGACGAGATCGCCGACGGCCTCTGGAACTCGGTGCTGGAGGATAATCATCCGCTGTCGCTGTTCGACGGCCTGCGCACCGACTTCTCGCTGGCGCGGCTCAAGCATTACACCGGCGCCCCGTCCGAGGACGTGCAGCAGTTCATCCTGTTCACGAACTACAACCGCTATGTCGACGAGTTCGTCCGCTGGGGTATCGAGCAGCTGAAGCTGCCGGACAGCCCCTACACCGCGCTGTCGTGCGCAGGCGGCCTGACCATCACCGCCAACACGGTCAATCCAGAGCTGGCGGTGGCGGAGTCGACCTGGCGCAAGCACCAGATGCCGGCCTACCACCTGATGGCCCCGGGCGGCTCGGGGGTGACCCTGGTCAATATCGGCGTCGGCCCCTCCAACGCCAAGACGATTTGCGATCACCTGGCGGTGCTGCGTCCGCAAGCCTGGCTGATGATCGGTCACTGCGGCGGCCTGCGCGACACCCAGACCATCGGCGACTACGTCCTGGCCCATGCCTATCTGCGCGACGACCACGTGCTGGACGCGGTGCTGCCGCCCGAAATCCCGGTGCCGTCGATCGCCGAGGTGCAGCGCGCCCTCTACGACGCGGCCAAGGCGATCAGCGGTGACAGCGGCGACCAGTTGAAGAAGCGCCTGCGCACGGGCACGGTCGTCACCACCGACGACCGCAACTGGGAACTGCGCCACAGCCTCTCGGCCCTGCGCTTCAACCAGAGCCGCGCGGTGGCGATCGACATGGAGAGCGCCACGATCTCGGCCCAGGGCTACCGCTTCCGGGTGCCGTACGGGACGCTGCTGTGCGTGTCGGACAAGCCGCTGCACGGCGAGATCAAGCTGCCCGGCCAGGCCAACGCCTTCTACGAGCGGGCGATCAGCCAGCACCTGCAGATCGGCATCCTGGCCTGCAAGCTGCTGTACGCCGAAGGCCCGAACCTGCACTCACGCAAGCTCCGCGCCTTCGACGAGCCGCCGTTCCGGTAA
- a CDS encoding acetyl-CoA C-acetyltransferase, translating to MAEAYIIDACRTPRGIGKVGKGALADFHPQHLAATVLKALAERNGLNTAEVDDIIWGTSSQRGSQAGDLGRMAALDAGYDVRASGVTLDRFCGSGITTVNLAAASIMSGMEDLVIAGGTEMMSYTSATANPTAPPMLDSGNLRLRARHPQSHQGVCADAIATLEGITRADVDALALESQRRADLAIKGGHFDKSLIPVLRDDGSVALDHEEFPRPQTTAEGLASLKASFAALAEIPVDEAGNTYGGLIRKVYPDLKIQHMHHAGNSSGVVDGAAAVLLASPAYAQRNGLKPRAKVIAMANVGDSPTLMLNAPVPAARKALAKAGLTVDDIDLWEINEAFAVVAEKFIRDLKLDRDKVNVNGGAMALGHPIGATGSILIGTILDELERRDLKRGLVTMCAAGGMAPAIIIERV from the coding sequence ATGGCCGAAGCCTACATCATCGACGCCTGCCGCACCCCGCGCGGCATCGGCAAGGTCGGCAAGGGAGCCCTGGCCGACTTTCACCCGCAGCACCTGGCCGCCACGGTCCTGAAGGCCCTGGCCGAGCGTAACGGCCTCAACACCGCTGAAGTCGACGACATCATCTGGGGCACCTCCAGCCAGCGCGGGTCGCAGGCGGGGGACCTTGGTCGGATGGCGGCGCTGGACGCCGGCTATGACGTCCGCGCCAGCGGCGTGACCCTGGACCGCTTCTGCGGCTCGGGCATCACCACGGTGAACCTGGCGGCGGCCTCGATCATGTCTGGCATGGAGGACCTGGTCATCGCCGGCGGGACCGAGATGATGTCCTACACCTCGGCCACCGCGAACCCGACCGCGCCGCCGATGCTGGACAGCGGCAACCTGCGCCTGCGCGCCCGTCATCCGCAGTCGCACCAGGGCGTCTGCGCCGACGCCATCGCCACGCTGGAGGGGATCACCCGCGCCGATGTCGACGCCCTGGCCCTGGAGAGCCAGCGCCGCGCCGATCTCGCCATCAAAGGCGGTCACTTCGACAAGAGCCTGATCCCGGTGCTGCGCGACGACGGCTCGGTGGCGCTGGACCACGAGGAGTTCCCGCGTCCGCAGACCACCGCCGAAGGGCTGGCCAGCCTGAAGGCCTCGTTCGCGGCCCTGGCCGAGATCCCGGTTGACGAGGCGGGCAACACCTATGGCGGGCTGATCCGCAAGGTCTATCCGGACCTGAAGATCCAGCACATGCACCACGCGGGCAACTCGTCGGGCGTGGTGGACGGCGCGGCGGCGGTGCTGCTGGCCTCGCCGGCCTACGCCCAGCGCAACGGCCTCAAGCCGCGGGCCAAGGTCATCGCCATGGCCAATGTCGGCGACAGCCCGACCCTGATGCTGAACGCCCCGGTCCCGGCCGCGCGCAAGGCCCTGGCCAAGGCCGGCCTGACCGTCGACGACATCGATCTGTGGGAAATCAACGAGGCCTTCGCAGTCGTCGCCGAGAAGTTCATTCGCGACCTGAAGCTCGATCGCGACAAGGTCAATGTGAACGGCGGCGCCATGGCCCTGGGCCACCCGATCGGCGCGACCGGCTCGATCCTGATCGGCACGATCCTCGACGAGCTGGAACGCCGCGACCTCAAGCGCGGCCTGGTGACCATGTGCGCCGCCGGCGGCATGGCCCCGGCGATCATCATCGAGCGGGTGTAG
- a CDS encoding glutathione S-transferase family protein — protein sequence MAAYRLFSALGSGGVPIEAAMTLIGLPYDIIEAPTWEGEVEQAKVATVNPLKQIPALVTPDGETITESAAILIWLADRYPEAKLGPAIDDPMRAQFLRWMTFIPASIYSLFWVRDEPARLGGPDPEVQARIKAATAERIADCWAMMESQVAPLMDRHSGPYLLGDTLGVLDLYVAVVSRWGPRRVRFYEAAPRMAQAVRRVDADPRLEAFWAERFPFFDGWERLGQQG from the coding sequence ATGGCCGCCTATCGCCTGTTCAGCGCCCTCGGATCGGGCGGCGTGCCCATCGAGGCGGCCATGACGCTGATCGGCCTGCCCTACGACATCATCGAGGCCCCGACCTGGGAGGGCGAGGTCGAGCAGGCCAAGGTGGCGACGGTCAATCCGCTCAAGCAGATCCCGGCCCTGGTCACCCCCGACGGCGAGACGATCACCGAAAGCGCCGCCATCCTGATCTGGCTGGCCGACCGCTATCCAGAAGCGAAGCTCGGCCCCGCGATCGACGATCCGATGCGGGCTCAGTTCCTGCGCTGGATGACCTTCATCCCGGCCTCGATCTATTCGCTGTTCTGGGTGCGCGACGAGCCCGCGCGCCTGGGCGGGCCCGACCCCGAGGTGCAGGCGCGGATCAAGGCCGCGACGGCCGAGCGGATCGCCGACTGCTGGGCGATGATGGAAAGCCAGGTCGCGCCGCTGATGGACCGTCACAGCGGCCCCTACCTGCTGGGCGACACGCTGGGCGTGCTTGATCTCTATGTCGCGGTCGTCAGCCGCTGGGGGCCCCGGCGGGTGCGGTTCTACGAGGCCGCGCCGAGAATGGCGCAGGCCGTGCGGCGGGTGGATGCGGACCCGAGGCTGGAGGCGTTCTGGGCGGAGCGGTTCCCGTTCTTCGACGGGTGGGAGCGGTTGGGGCAGCAGGGGTGA
- a CDS encoding serine hydrolase domain-containing protein: MTDITGFCPDRFAAVREVFEQNFADGGELGARFAFAIEGEVVVDLMGGFADRKREVPFGPNTLTALFSTTKAVAALLIARLVDEGRLAYDQPVADVWPEFAQAGKAAVTVEQALSHQAGLSGFPDETDPAIWFDWDATCAKLAAMAPLFPIGSASGYHPVTYGYLAGEIFRRVDGRTMGTALRQDICEPLGLDLWIGLPDSEHGRVADLMRPTAMPQFGEINPAVEAAFFKPWSSPGGKGAAEWRRVEIPSANGHATAPALARLMGALANGGTLEGRSLITPAGIKAASAERLRGRDLVLPYEISWGAGFMRNEPNFYYGPTAEAFGHSGWGGSCAFADPSRGVSGAYVMNKQGNALIGDPRAVRLIEAAYASL, encoded by the coding sequence ATGACCGACATCACCGGCTTCTGCCCCGACCGCTTCGCAGCGGTGCGCGAGGTCTTCGAACAGAACTTCGCCGACGGGGGCGAACTGGGCGCGCGTTTTGCGTTCGCGATCGAGGGCGAGGTCGTCGTCGATCTGATGGGCGGTTTCGCCGACCGCAAGCGCGAGGTTCCGTTCGGCCCCAACACCCTGACCGCCCTGTTTTCGACCACCAAGGCGGTGGCGGCCCTGCTGATCGCGCGCCTGGTCGACGAGGGCCGGCTGGCCTACGACCAGCCCGTCGCCGACGTCTGGCCCGAGTTCGCGCAAGCGGGCAAGGCGGCGGTGACCGTCGAGCAGGCCCTGTCGCACCAGGCCGGCCTTTCGGGCTTCCCCGACGAGACCGACCCGGCCATCTGGTTTGACTGGGACGCCACCTGCGCCAAGCTGGCGGCCATGGCGCCGCTGTTTCCGATCGGCTCGGCCAGCGGCTATCACCCGGTGACCTACGGCTATCTGGCCGGCGAGATCTTCCGCCGGGTCGACGGCCGCACCATGGGCACGGCCCTGCGCCAGGACATCTGCGAGCCGCTCGGTCTCGACCTCTGGATCGGCCTGCCGGACAGCGAGCACGGCCGCGTCGCCGACCTGATGCGCCCGACCGCCATGCCGCAGTTCGGCGAGATCAACCCGGCCGTCGAGGCCGCCTTCTTCAAGCCGTGGTCCTCGCCCGGCGGCAAGGGCGCGGCCGAGTGGCGGCGCGTCGAGATCCCCTCGGCCAACGGCCATGCGACCGCCCCGGCTCTGGCGCGCCTGATGGGCGCCCTGGCCAATGGCGGAACGCTGGAGGGCCGCTCGCTGATCACGCCGGCCGGGATCAAAGCCGCCAGCGCCGAGCGCCTACGCGGCCGCGACCTCGTCCTGCCCTATGAAATCAGCTGGGGCGCGGGCTTCATGCGCAATGAGCCCAACTTCTACTATGGCCCCACCGCCGAGGCGTTCGGACACTCCGGCTGGGGCGGCTCGTGCGCCTTCGCCGATCCGTCGCGCGGCGTCTCCGGCGCCTATGTGATGAACAAGCAGGGTAACGCCCTGATCGGCGATCCGCGCGCGGTGCGCCTGATCGAGGCGGCGTACGCTTCCCTCTAA